DNA from Roseimicrobium sp. ORNL1:
CACTGCTCGCGATGGCTGAACATCAGAAAGTGATTCGCCTGCGGATACGCACTCAGCTGCACCTCAACCCCAGCTCTTCGCATGACATCCATGCATTGCCTCACATAGGTGATGGGCACACGATCATCCTCCTCACCAGAGATTACCAGCACAGGCTTCCCGCGACAACTTTCCGCGAAAGGGGCCGAGTTCACCGCCTTATCATCACACACGGGCGAGAAGAGAATCACACTGCGGAATCGATTCGCATATGGTGAGACCAGCGTGCGGGTGACACCAAGCCCGCCATTGGAGAGTCCCGCGAGATGAATGCGCCCCATGTCTAGCGCTACTACCTTGGCGGCATCATCGAGTGCTTCCACCACCATCTGCGGTGCACGTGGCGCCTTCCAATTGCCCAGGCCACAGCTCGGTGCAATGATCACCACACCCTGCTCATCCGCGATTTTCGAGAGCAGCCAGGTGTACGATTTGAAGCTCCCTCCGCTGCCATGCAGGAACACCAGGGCAGGTGCGGGCTTCGTCCGATCCAGCGAACGCGGCACATAGAGGAAGTAGTGTCCACGGTCGAAGGGCAGGCCCCAGATTTCATTGTAGGCATCCGGCATCACGGAACCCAGGGCATAGGAATCGGAATCAGCTTCAAGCTCCTGATAGATCTCACGTGTGTCTTTGATTAGTGGGCCAGCCTGTCTCTGTGTGAAGAGTGGATCCAGAAACGGCATCAGGCGGAATCCCAACATGAACTGGTCCACCTCCGGCAGCAGCGCCCCGAGTGCCTGCGTCTGGTAGTTCCACTTTCCACCGACATAACGATTCTCCACCCGCGCGCCGGTCGGCGGCTTGCCGCTCGGTGACACACGCACCAGCCAGATGGCAACGCCCATCCACACGAGCAGCAAAGCCAGTGCTGCGCGACGCAGCCACTTGATGTCCGGGTTCATCCACGCCAGCAGCGGCACCATGCCCAGAGAGATGGCACCGACTGCGAACAACCGCCCTTGAAAAGTGACGGCCACGATGAGCAGCAACGCGGAAAGCGGAACGACCGCAGCGAACCACAGCACACTGACCGTGCGCAGGAGGGCAAGAGGGGTGGAACTGGACTGCACGGCCTCCAGAGAGATGGCACGACATGTGCAGCCTGGCAACCTATGTCCCTCACAAGCACCCCAACGACCTCTGGAAGCGATCGGCTCTACACCTTTGTGGGCGGAAAATCCGGTCCGTGGAAGGTGACTTCCTGCCTCCCCGTCAAGGGAGATACGCTGCCTCCCGCCGACCGCATGGAAGTACTGCAGGGTACGCTCACGTCCCCACCTCATGATACCAGCTGGATGCTCCAGGGCGTGACCAGCAATGAACGCTATGTGACCCGTGATGAGAAGACTCAACTGGTGGCCAGACAAGTGGCCCTCGGCAGACCGGAGGCCAGATGCGCGGCCTTCATCCCCATCCGGAAGAATGCCGCATGGTGGGCCATGACCCAGGATGAGCGACGCGCCGTCTTTGAAGATCGCTCACACCACATCCAGACCGGATTGAAATATCTGCCCGGTGTCGCTCGAAGGCTCCATCACTGCCGCGACCTCGGAGAGCAGGGGCCCTTCGATTTCCTCACCTACTTCGACTATCCCCAGACGGAGATCACCGCCTTTGAAGATCTGGTCGCCGCCCTTCGTGCCACCGAAGAATGGAAGTATGTGGGTCGAGAGGTCGATGTGCGGCTGGTATGGGATGGTGCATGAGCCATCCCACATGAGTGAGGTGAACAGATTGCCACGCGCCTACTTTTCCACCGGTTTCCCTTCCGCCTGCCAGCCCTTCAAACCACCATCGAGGTGGTAGATGTGCTGGAAGCCAAGCTTCTCCAGCACTTCCAGGGACTTTGTGCTGCGGCCACCACCCTGGCAGTGCACGAGCACTGGCTTGGTTTTGTCCAGCTTGGCAGCTTCGCTTTCAAAATCGTTCTCTGTGAAGTCGATGTTCTTGGCGCCTTTGATGTGGCCCTCCTTGTATTCATCGGCGGTGCGGACGTCCAGCACCTGGACCTTGTGTTCCTTCACGAGCTTCTCCGCTTCTGCCGCCTTCACATGCGTAGCCCCGTCAGGAGACTTCTTGTCTTCCCCGAGCACCGCGCCGCAAAGCATGAGGGTGGAAATGATGAGAGAGGTGAGTTTCTGGGACATGGCTTTTTCGAGCAAGGGTGACGGAAATGGTTCGTTTATGCGGGTCCTCAAGGTTGATGCGAAGCTCTCTTCTGATTGCGAGAATCACAGCCTGCGGGTTAATGTTACTGGCTCACCTCTCGCATGGGAAAGAAGAAACAGCGGCGCTCACCCAAAAACACCCCGGCGGAATCTCCCAAGATTGCGTCCTCTGCAGCATCGTCCGCTCCTGAGAAGGCGCCTTCGCGGCGTGGACTCCCGGTGGTCGCGTGGGTGGGCTTGGCTCTGGTAGCGGCAATCGGCGCGGGCTGGCTGATGGCGAAGCTGGGAAAGAAGGAAACGAAAGAGGGTCCCGCGGTAGTCTCTGCCGCTCCGTCATCGGCTTCCCCGGCACCTTCCGCATCAGCACCGCCTTCATCCTCTTCCGCGCCTTCTGCGCTGGCCCTTGCTCTCGGCCCCATTATTGAGCCCGAGGCGCAGGCTCATGCGGGCTACGCCGGCTCGGCGAGCTGCCGTGAGTGTCACCAGGAAATCTACGACCAGTGGATCGCCTCCAATCACGGCATGGCGGAGCGTCCGCTGAATGACAAGCTGGACAAGGAGGCCTTCGACCCGGTGCATGTCTTTACCCACGGCACACAGACCTCCGAGGCCTGTCTGCGCGATGGCAAGGCAGCGGTGACCGCACTGGGCTTCGACAACAAGAAGGAGACCTATCCTATCGAGCGTGTCATCGGCCACGATCCGCTGCGCCAGTTTCTCGTACAGGGACCTGGCAATCGCCTGCAAACACTGGAAGCCACCTGGGATCCACACAAGAAGGAGTGGTTCAACGTGTATGGAAACGAAGACCGTAAACCCGGCGAGTGGGGCCACTGGACCGGACGCGGCATGACGTGGAACACGATGTGCGCGAGCTGCCACAACACCCGCGTACGGAAGAACTACGACGAGAAGACGGACACCTTCCACACGACGATGGCTGAGATGACTGTGAGCTGCGGCTCGTGCCATGGCCCCATGAAGGAGCACGTGGAATGGCGGAGGAAGTATCCGGACAAAACGCTCAAGGATCCCACCGTCGTAAAGCACACGCCGGAACAGAAGATCGAAACCTGCGCCACCTGCCACGCGCGGCGCACGGAAATCACCGGCGACTTCAAACCGGGCGACTCCTTCTTCGACCACCATGCGCTGTCGATTGTGGACGAATCCAATCTCTTCTACCCGGATGGTCAGGTGTGGGATGAAGATTATGAATACACCGCCTTCCGTGGGAGCAAGATGCATGCAGCTGGGGTGAAGTGCCTCGACTGCCACAATCCACACACGGCAAAAGTCTTCACCAAAGACAACTCACTCTGCATGCGCTGCCACGTGGGGAATGTGCAACCCTTCCCCAAGGCTCCTGCCATCAACATCCTCACGCACACCTTCCACCAGCCGGACAGCGCAGGCTCGCAATGCATCAACTGCCACATGCCGCAAACCACCTACATGCAGCGGCATCCACGGCATGATCACGGCTTCACGATTCCCGATCCGCTGCTCACGAAGCAGTTTGGCATTCCGAATGCCTGCAACCGCTGCCACACGGACAAGGATGTGGACTGGACCCTCGCTGCCGTGGAGAAGTGGTATGGCGACAAGATGAACCGCCCGGCGCGTCAGCGCACCCAGGTCATCGCCTCTGCGAAGCGTGGGGATCCGGCGTCGCGTGAAGGTCTGCTCTCCATCCTGGCTTCAGAAACGGAAACCGGCTCCTGGAAAGGCACCGCCATCCGCATGCTGGACCCGTGGATCACCGACCCCGTGGTGTATCAGGCTGTGATAAAGCTGGCCACGCATACCGACCCGGTAGTGCGTACCGCCGTGGGCCGCGCTCTGGAGCCACTGTTGCAGCAAGGTGGTCCACTCGAGGCTCGCACTACGCTGCACACGCTCCTGCAGGACCCCATTCGCAGCGTCCGCACCACCGCTTCGTGGTCGCTGAAGGCCACCCTGGACCTCGCCACCCAGCAAGGAAAAGAGCTGCTGCACATGCTAGATCACAATGCGGACATGCCCAGTGGGCAGATGCAGAAGGGCGCCTTCTGGTTCGCCCGCAATGAACCGCAGAAGGGACTGGAGCATTTCCAGAAGGCAGCGCAGTGGGACCAGGGCTCCGCAGGCGTGCGGCATGAACTGGCTGTGGCGTACAGCCTTGCAGGCAAGCCGCAGGAGGCGCTCCACGCCTTGCAGGAAGCGATCAAGCTGGACCCGAAGCAGGCGGAATACCAGTTCAAGCTCGCGCTCGCATGGAATGAACTCGGCGACATGGATCAAACCATCAAGGCGCTGGAAGAAACGGTGAAGCTCGACCCGCGACATCCGCGTGCCTGGTTCAATCTCGGTCTCGCGCGAAACTCAAAGAAGGACACCGCTGGCGCCATCGCCGCGCTGAGGCAAGGTGAAGTGGTGAATCCCGCAGACCCCACCATTCCCTACGCACGTGCCACCATCCACGCACAACTCGGCCAGACGGAGGAGGCAAAGCAAGCTGCGACGCGCGCGCTGCAGATCCAGCCGAACTACACGGATGCGCGGCAACTCCTGATGATGCTGCAGCGCGGGCCGATGCGGTGACGTGCTTCCAATGTAGAAGGCTTCTCCAGAAGCCTTGCATCACTTGGCGCACTCCTGATTCTCCACCTCCGACAGGCAAAGATGCAGAGGCGCCAGCCACCCCACCCGTATGCCATATGCAAGCTGAAAGGCTTCTGGAGAAGCCTTCTACTTTGGAGACGGAGACCGTCTGCCGATTTCCGGCGCCTGGCACAGAGTTTTTTTGGCACGAGCTTGGCACTGTAGGGTATTATCAGCGGGACCTGCGATTCCACTCTTACTCTCCCGCCGCACTGATTCATGCCCGCAGACCCCACGCGCTCCCATTCCCCGTCTCCATCAAGTGAACCACACTCCACCGCTCCGGTGCTGGCAGTGTCCGGGGCTTTCAAAAGCTACGGGGAGCGGCCCATTCTGAGGAACGTTTACTTTACCATGCACGCAAGTGAACGCGTCGCTCTACTGGGACCTTCCGGAAGTGGCAAGACGACCCTGCTGAACTGCATCGGCGGCGTGGATCGCCCTGACTCTGGCGAGGTATTGGTGGCCGGATGCAAGCTCCACGCGCTGGATGCCGATGGCCTCGCCGAGGTGCGACGCAAACATTTGGGCATGGTGTTCCAGTTCTTCCACCTGCTGCCCACGCTGACGGCGGCGGAGAATGTGGAACTGCCGCTGCAGTTGCTGGGTATTCCCACGAATGAAAGAGAGACCCGGGTGCGGTCGCTGCTGGAACGCGTGGGTCTCACACAACGCGCAGGTGCTCTCCCCTCAGAACTTTCCGGTGGCGAGATGCAGCGCGTGGCCATTGCCCGTGCCATTGTGCATCGTCCTGCCCTGCTGCTCGCGGATGAGCCCACGGGTAATCTTGATTCCCAGACGGGTGTAGCCATTCTCG
Protein-coding regions in this window:
- a CDS encoding prolyl oligopeptidase family serine peptidase produces the protein MQSSSTPLALLRTVSVLWFAAVVPLSALLLIVAVTFQGRLFAVGAISLGMVPLLAWMNPDIKWLRRAALALLLVWMGVAIWLVRVSPSGKPPTGARVENRYVGGKWNYQTQALGALLPEVDQFMLGFRLMPFLDPLFTQRQAGPLIKDTREIYQELEADSDSYALGSVMPDAYNEIWGLPFDRGHYFLYVPRSLDRTKPAPALVFLHGSGGSFKSYTWLLSKIADEQGVVIIAPSCGLGNWKAPRAPQMVVEALDDAAKVVALDMGRIHLAGLSNGGLGVTRTLVSPYANRFRSVILFSPVCDDKAVNSAPFAESCRGKPVLVISGEEDDRVPITYVRQCMDVMRRAGVEVQLSAYPQANHFLMFSHREQWREEISAWLKGK
- a CDS encoding chlorite dismutase family protein gives rise to the protein MSLTSTPTTSGSDRLYTFVGGKSGPWKVTSCLPVKGDTLPPADRMEVLQGTLTSPPHDTSWMLQGVTSNERYVTRDEKTQLVARQVALGRPEARCAAFIPIRKNAAWWAMTQDERRAVFEDRSHHIQTGLKYLPGVARRLHHCRDLGEQGPFDFLTYFDYPQTEITAFEDLVAALRATEEWKYVGREVDVRLVWDGA
- a CDS encoding tetratricopeptide repeat protein — its product is MGKKKQRRSPKNTPAESPKIASSAASSAPEKAPSRRGLPVVAWVGLALVAAIGAGWLMAKLGKKETKEGPAVVSAAPSSASPAPSASAPPSSSSAPSALALALGPIIEPEAQAHAGYAGSASCRECHQEIYDQWIASNHGMAERPLNDKLDKEAFDPVHVFTHGTQTSEACLRDGKAAVTALGFDNKKETYPIERVIGHDPLRQFLVQGPGNRLQTLEATWDPHKKEWFNVYGNEDRKPGEWGHWTGRGMTWNTMCASCHNTRVRKNYDEKTDTFHTTMAEMTVSCGSCHGPMKEHVEWRRKYPDKTLKDPTVVKHTPEQKIETCATCHARRTEITGDFKPGDSFFDHHALSIVDESNLFYPDGQVWDEDYEYTAFRGSKMHAAGVKCLDCHNPHTAKVFTKDNSLCMRCHVGNVQPFPKAPAINILTHTFHQPDSAGSQCINCHMPQTTYMQRHPRHDHGFTIPDPLLTKQFGIPNACNRCHTDKDVDWTLAAVEKWYGDKMNRPARQRTQVIASAKRGDPASREGLLSILASETETGSWKGTAIRMLDPWITDPVVYQAVIKLATHTDPVVRTAVGRALEPLLQQGGPLEARTTLHTLLQDPIRSVRTTASWSLKATLDLATQQGKELLHMLDHNADMPSGQMQKGAFWFARNEPQKGLEHFQKAAQWDQGSAGVRHELAVAYSLAGKPQEALHALQEAIKLDPKQAEYQFKLALAWNELGDMDQTIKALEETVKLDPRHPRAWFNLGLARNSKKDTAGAIAALRQGEVVNPADPTIPYARATIHAQLGQTEEAKQAATRALQIQPNYTDARQLLMMLQRGPMR
- a CDS encoding rhodanese-like domain-containing protein produces the protein MSQKLTSLIISTLMLCGAVLGEDKKSPDGATHVKAAEAEKLVKEHKVQVLDVRTADEYKEGHIKGAKNIDFTENDFESEAAKLDKTKPVLVHCQGGGRSTKSLEVLEKLGFQHIYHLDGGLKGWQAEGKPVEK
- a CDS encoding ABC transporter ATP-binding protein, producing MPADPTRSHSPSPSSEPHSTAPVLAVSGAFKSYGERPILRNVYFTMHASERVALLGPSGSGKTTLLNCIGGVDRPDSGEVLVAGCKLHALDADGLAEVRRKHLGMVFQFFHLLPTLTAAENVELPLQLLGIPTNERETRVRSLLERVGLTQRAGALPSELSGGEMQRVAIARAIVHRPALLLADEPTGNLDSQTGVAILDLLEEVVRETGAALLMVTHSKEAAARCQRVVHMKDGALTES